One window from the genome of [Clostridium] celerecrescens 18A encodes:
- a CDS encoding amino acid ABC transporter permease has protein sequence MIKGLFDAKRWNALFQAFPEYYIPGFLMTLKISLVGLAVALVLGVIFGMFSTAKFKPLKIISRIYVEFIQNTPLALQVLCYYSVLPMVFSSSGFRIPKFVLGVIGVGVYHGAYISEVIRTGIEAIPKGQSEAASSQGFSYLETMYHIILPQTIKIIMPPLANQALNLVKNTSILAMVAGMDLMYFTDSWGADRGYFAQAYFTSAVMYFIICFPLARLARYLEIRSMRLPVAKTLDIKADEEAAC, from the coding sequence ATGATAAAAGGTCTTTTTGATGCAAAACGCTGGAATGCCCTGTTTCAGGCATTTCCTGAATATTATATACCGGGCTTTCTTATGACGCTTAAAATATCACTAGTGGGGCTGGCCGTTGCGCTGGTCCTGGGAGTGATATTTGGTATGTTTTCCACGGCTAAATTTAAGCCATTAAAGATAATTTCACGAATTTATGTGGAATTCATACAGAATACGCCTCTGGCTTTGCAGGTATTGTGCTATTATTCTGTGCTGCCTATGGTATTTTCCAGTTCAGGTTTCAGGATTCCTAAGTTCGTACTGGGCGTGATCGGGGTAGGTGTCTATCATGGTGCCTATATATCAGAGGTCATAAGGACCGGAATTGAAGCCATACCAAAAGGCCAGTCCGAGGCAGCTTCGTCTCAGGGCTTTTCCTATCTGGAAACCATGTATCATATCATTCTGCCTCAGACTATAAAGATTATTATGCCGCCTCTTGCGAATCAGGCGCTGAATCTGGTGAAGAATACCTCCATTCTGGCTATGGTGGCCGGTATGGACCTTATGTATTTTACGGATTCCTGGGGAGCTGACCGGGGATACTTTGCCCAGGCGTATTTTACAAGCGCCGTGATGTATTTTATCATCTGTTTCCCATTGGCAAGGCTGGCCCGTTATCTGGAAATCAGATCCATGCGGCTGCCCGTAGCAAAAACGCTTGATATAAAGGCAGATGAGGAGGCAGCATGTTAG
- a CDS encoding ABC transporter permease: protein MAKYILRRILTAIPMVLLITILCFALMHFAPYNAIDAMTTPKMSPETIELIKAKYGYDKPLFIQYLRWLNGILNGNFGYSIVTKQSIAGDLAVRIPNTIKLVLPAYGTAYILAIILGLLAGSHKNKAADKVIDGISSVAIAVPSFWFSMLLIFVLGYKLKLLPIVGMHSVGKEASVADFLRHFIMPFITLTFTFLPANVKFVRSSTVTQFSEDYVLVQRAFGASRGEIMFKHVCKNVLLPIITRLGMALQLLVTGAIITETVFGWPGVGPYFIKAIQGMDYPIVMIILVLSSSLVILGNLLSDILYCITDPRIREMG from the coding sequence ATGGCGAAATATATATTAAGACGGATATTAACAGCCATACCCATGGTCCTTTTAATCACAATTCTATGTTTTGCTTTGATGCATTTTGCACCGTATAATGCCATTGATGCAATGACAACACCAAAGATGTCTCCGGAAACAATTGAATTGATTAAGGCCAAATATGGGTACGACAAGCCTCTGTTCATCCAGTATTTACGCTGGCTGAACGGGATATTGAACGGGAATTTTGGATATTCCATCGTAACCAAGCAAAGCATTGCCGGGGATCTTGCAGTGAGGATTCCAAACACCATAAAACTGGTTCTACCAGCCTATGGAACCGCTTATATTCTGGCAATCATCCTGGGGCTTTTGGCAGGCTCCCACAAGAATAAGGCAGCAGACAAAGTGATCGACGGAATCTCTTCCGTAGCGATCGCCGTTCCTTCCTTCTGGTTTTCCATGCTTTTGATTTTTGTCCTGGGTTATAAGCTTAAGCTTCTTCCCATTGTAGGAATGCATTCCGTAGGAAAGGAAGCTTCTGTGGCGGATTTTCTAAGGCATTTTATTATGCCTTTTATCACCCTTACTTTTACATTTTTACCGGCCAATGTTAAATTCGTCCGTTCTTCCACAGTTACCCAGTTTTCTGAGGACTATGTGCTGGTTCAGCGGGCCTTTGGTGCTTCCAGAGGAGAAATCATGTTTAAACATGTCTGTAAGAACGTCCTACTTCCCATTATTACAAGGCTGGGCATGGCTCTTCAGCTGCTGGTAACAGGAGCCATCATTACGGAAACCGTATTTGGGTGGCCGGGTGTCGGACCTTATTTTATCAAGGCGATCCAGGGCATGGATTATCCCATCGTCATGATCATACTGGTCTTATCCTCTTCCCTCGTGATTCTTGGTAACCTTCTGTCGGATATCCTTTACTGTATCACGGATCCGCGAATCAGGGAAATGGGGTGA
- a CDS encoding amino acid ABC transporter permease, translated as MLELFHQIFTPANVTFMLKGLRMTVMIAVLATVISTFFGTILALIRTYSSGKWKWAGGLVAAYTEFFRCTPNLLWILWIYFTVKGNKVGVSVFAISLFTSAVMAEIFRGGLNSIPKGQFEGAQSQGFSFIETLIFIVLPQMYKKVLPALLSQVITIIKDTSFLKMVDVAEFMRNCSVVLGSIYDVRGMLLLFGFEALCYFTICFALSCAVRGYQKTIVTG; from the coding sequence ATGTTAGAATTATTTCATCAGATATTTACACCGGCCAATGTGACTTTCATGCTGAAGGGCTTGAGAATGACGGTCATGATTGCCGTTCTTGCCACCGTTATCAGTACATTTTTCGGAACGATCCTGGCTCTTATCAGGACCTATTCATCAGGAAAATGGAAGTGGGCAGGAGGGCTCGTGGCTGCCTATACGGAATTTTTTCGCTGTACCCCAAATCTTTTGTGGATACTTTGGATCTATTTTACGGTGAAGGGGAATAAGGTAGGAGTATCAGTATTTGCGATTTCCCTTTTCACCTCAGCGGTCATGGCTGAAATATTCCGGGGGGGCTTAAACTCCATTCCAAAGGGGCAGTTCGAGGGAGCCCAGTCTCAGGGATTCAGCTTCATAGAGACTCTTATATTTATCGTGCTTCCCCAGATGTATAAGAAGGTGCTTCCGGCTCTGCTCAGCCAGGTGATCACCATCATCAAGGACACTTCCTTCTTAAAGATGGTCGATGTGGCGGAGTTTATGAGAAACTGCTCCGTTGTTCTTGGAAGCATTTACGATGTCAGAGGTATGCTGCTTTTATTCGGCTTTGAGGCTCTCTGCTATTTTACCATCTGCTTTGCACTTAGCTGCGCGGTGAGGGGATATCAGAAAACCATTGTGACTGGTTAG
- a CDS encoding ABC transporter ATP-binding protein, translating into MEEIKKNNDKILSVQNVHTTFRTHGKSVKAVRGVSFYAGHQEILAVVGESGSGKSVLMKSILGLMPENAEVTADQILFMDKNILEMTPDQQRKMRGKEIAMVFQDPMTALNPLRTIGFHLTEVLKRHRGMDKRAAQKEAIAVLEQVGIPSPEKRLNQYPHEFSGGMRQRVLIAMALCCRPKLLIADEPTTALDVTIQAQILELLKKLQDESGMSIILITHDLGVVASLSRRIMVMYGGLMMEEGLTEEIFYSPKHPYTRALLQAIPKPQTGDRKRLEPIPGMAPSLIDPPDGCPFAERCKFACEQCEKGIPKYRVYSDTQRAMCIFSAEELDARERKVD; encoded by the coding sequence TTGGAAGAGATAAAGAAAAACAATGATAAAATCCTGTCCGTCCAAAATGTGCATACCACCTTCCGCACCCACGGGAAATCGGTAAAGGCGGTTCGCGGCGTAAGCTTTTATGCGGGCCATCAGGAAATTCTGGCTGTTGTGGGGGAATCAGGCAGCGGTAAAAGCGTTCTGATGAAATCTATCCTGGGTCTGATGCCGGAAAATGCAGAGGTCACTGCGGACCAGATATTATTTATGGATAAGAACATACTTGAAATGACACCGGATCAGCAAAGAAAGATGAGGGGAAAAGAGATCGCCATGGTTTTCCAGGACCCCATGACGGCTTTGAATCCTTTGAGAACCATCGGTTTTCATCTGACAGAGGTGTTGAAACGCCACAGGGGAATGGATAAGCGTGCCGCTCAGAAGGAAGCAATTGCAGTTTTGGAACAGGTGGGAATCCCGTCTCCGGAAAAGAGACTGAATCAGTATCCACATGAATTTTCCGGAGGTATGAGACAGAGGGTGCTGATTGCTATGGCCCTTTGCTGCCGGCCGAAGCTGCTGATCGCAGATGAGCCGACTACGGCTCTTGATGTTACCATTCAGGCCCAGATCCTGGAACTCTTGAAAAAACTGCAGGATGAATCGGGAATGAGTATCATACTCATCACTCATGATCTGGGTGTGGTGGCAAGCTTAAGCCGCCGGATCATGGTTATGTATGGCGGACTTATGATGGAAGAGGGGCTTACCGAAGAAATCTTTTATTCGCCTAAGCATCCCTATACCAGAGCCCTCCTTCAGGCAATTCCCAAACCTCAGACAGGGGACCGGAAGCGGCTGGAACCAATCCCGGGAATGGCTCCGTCCTTAATCGATCCCCCGGATGGATGTCCGTTTGCTGAGCGGTGTAAATTTGCCTGTGAACAATGTGAAAAGGGAATTCCCAAGTACCGGGTATATTCGGACACCCAGAGAGCCATGTGTATCTTTTCAGCAGAGGAACTGGATGCAAGGGAAAGGAAGGTAGACTGA
- a CDS encoding magnesium transporter CorA family protein has translation MRYRIKKRLVPVRADEVVPEGEPLVEIMSKEEYWKEYHTKYQDHLLMKSMERAQYCRADLLKGCVIGTLVIPVKKELLGRPVVFGYYMDQSRLILIDDSGEAEKILHEMERIQYFDKTCVSHMFFEFLEYQVKDEIEFLQKYEEKLAAMEDRIMSGKRDRSDVPGAILRARKELAKISSFYGQLLNVSQTLTENYNGLLKDEDCVLFHLFSGRMARLTEHGKELREYALQIREMYQVHIDMKQNHVLSFLTMVTVIFMPLTLIAGWYGMNFKNMPELNWQYGYQVCVTISVIIILIEIWYFNKNGWLKR, from the coding sequence GTGCGTTATCGAATAAAGAAAAGACTGGTTCCCGTGAGAGCGGATGAGGTGGTTCCGGAAGGAGAGCCCCTTGTGGAGATCATGAGCAAGGAAGAATACTGGAAAGAATATCATACGAAGTATCAGGACCATCTGCTGATGAAAAGTATGGAAAGGGCGCAGTATTGCAGGGCAGACTTATTAAAGGGCTGTGTTATCGGAACTCTTGTTATCCCCGTTAAAAAGGAGCTTCTGGGCAGGCCCGTAGTGTTTGGCTATTACATGGACCAAAGCCGGCTTATACTCATTGATGACAGCGGAGAAGCGGAAAAAATACTTCACGAAATGGAGCGGATCCAGTACTTTGACAAGACCTGTGTTTCCCATATGTTTTTTGAGTTTCTGGAGTATCAGGTAAAGGATGAGATTGAATTCTTACAGAAGTATGAGGAAAAGCTGGCAGCAATGGAAGACCGGATCATGAGTGGAAAAAGAGACCGGAGCGATGTTCCGGGAGCCATACTTAGGGCCAGGAAGGAGCTGGCAAAGATTTCTTCCTTCTATGGACAACTATTAAATGTCAGCCAAACCTTAACAGAAAATTATAATGGACTATTAAAGGATGAAGACTGTGTACTGTTCCATCTGTTTTCCGGCCGTATGGCAAGGCTTACAGAGCATGGAAAGGAATTAAGGGAATATGCCCTGCAGATCCGGGAAATGTATCAGGTGCATATAGATATGAAGCAGAACCATGTGCTGTCCTTTCTTACAATGGTCACCGTGATCTTCATGCCCCTCACTCTGATTGCCGGCTGGTATGGCATGAATTTTAAAAATATGCCGGAACTTAACTGGCAGTACGGCTATCAGGTCTGTGTGACGATCAGCGTTATCATTATTCTGATAGAGATATGGTATTTTAATAAGAACGGCTGGCTAAAAAGATAG
- a CDS encoding ABC transporter permease, whose protein sequence is MKRNEVNKKKSRSVRVDSVFLALKHDKAAVISLILLGLIILFALIAPLLPVEPNATNIANRLQPPSAGHWFGTDEVGRDYFARVIYGGRVSLLVGFLAMLTSLTIGVAVGTISGFCGGMVDMVLMRIVDVLYSIPWMILVTVVSLFLRPGLKSIILVIGFFTWMEIARLVRAETLSLKEREFILYAEFSGVGIWKIIISHIIPSVFPTIIVSATTSMANAIMTESSLSFLGVGIQQPMSSWGSLLQNAQGTMQNTFYMALIPGLLIIITIFAFNKLGNLLRVFVEPKIMNDEKE, encoded by the coding sequence ATGAAAAGAAACGAAGTGAACAAAAAGAAGAGCAGGTCCGTGAGAGTGGACAGCGTATTCCTGGCATTAAAGCATGATAAGGCGGCAGTCATTTCCCTGATTCTTTTGGGACTAATCATTTTATTTGCACTCATTGCACCCCTTCTTCCTGTGGAACCTAATGCTACCAATATTGCAAACCGTCTTCAGCCTCCGTCAGCCGGACACTGGTTCGGGACCGATGAAGTTGGACGGGATTATTTTGCCAGAGTTATCTACGGTGGCCGGGTTTCCCTGCTGGTTGGATTTCTGGCCATGTTAACAAGCCTTACCATCGGTGTGGCGGTGGGAACCATTTCCGGCTTTTGCGGAGGAATGGTGGATATGGTTCTCATGCGCATTGTAGACGTCCTGTATTCGATTCCGTGGATGATCCTTGTTACCGTTGTCAGCCTCTTTTTAAGGCCAGGATTAAAGTCCATCATTCTGGTCATCGGCTTTTTTACCTGGATGGAGATTGCCAGGCTGGTGCGGGCCGAGACCCTTTCCCTTAAAGAAAGAGAGTTCATCCTTTATGCTGAGTTTTCCGGTGTGGGTATCTGGAAAATTATTATTAGCCATATCATCCCTTCCGTATTTCCTACGATCATAGTTTCAGCGACCACAAGCATGGCTAATGCAATTATGACAGAGTCATCCTTAAGCTTCCTGGGAGTTGGTATCCAGCAGCCGATGTCTTCCTGGGGAAGCCTTTTACAAAACGCCCAGGGAACCATGCAGAATACCTTTTACATGGCACTGATCCCGGGACTTCTGATCATCATTACGATATTTGCTTTTAATAAGCTGGGAAATCTGCTCCGGGTTTTCGTGGAACCGAAAATTATGAACGACGAAAAAGAATAA
- a CDS encoding ABC transporter ATP-binding protein → MDNRNQEILLEAREVCKYFPAKDFFGRKKAEVKAVDGVNLTIRKGETFGLVGESGCGKSTLGRTLIRMYDPTSGSILFKGQDITRVKGSKLLPIHRQMQIIFQDPYSALDPHHNVREIIGESMAAVSGIAASEMDGRIEEMLKKVGMKPDDMYKYAYEFSGGQRQRIGIARALAVEPEFLLCDEPISALDVSIQAQVVNMLEDLQEEMGLTYLFVAHDLSMVRHISTRIGVMYLGRLVEIADCDELYENPLHPYTKALLSAIPVADPQLSAKSKRLMLHGELPSPMQVPSGCHFHTRCMYAREECSRDIPEMKEVSSGHFVACSCLPIKG, encoded by the coding sequence ATGGATAACAGGAACCAGGAAATCCTGCTGGAAGCCAGGGAGGTTTGTAAATATTTTCCTGCCAAGGACTTTTTCGGTCGTAAGAAGGCAGAGGTAAAGGCAGTGGACGGAGTGAATCTTACCATCCGAAAAGGGGAAACCTTTGGATTGGTAGGAGAATCCGGCTGCGGGAAATCCACTTTAGGACGGACCTTAATCCGTATGTACGATCCCACCAGCGGGTCTATCCTGTTTAAGGGGCAGGATATCACCAGGGTAAAGGGCAGTAAGTTACTACCTATCCACCGGCAGATGCAGATCATTTTCCAGGATCCCTATTCCGCCCTGGATCCTCATCACAATGTGCGGGAGATCATTGGAGAGTCCATGGCGGCGGTGTCTGGCATAGCGGCAAGCGAGATGGACGGCAGAATCGAAGAGATGCTTAAAAAGGTTGGAATGAAGCCGGATGACATGTACAAATATGCCTATGAGTTTTCGGGAGGCCAGCGTCAGAGGATCGGAATTGCGAGGGCATTGGCAGTGGAACCGGAATTTTTACTCTGTGACGAACCGATCTCGGCCCTTGATGTTTCCATTCAGGCACAGGTGGTGAACATGCTGGAGGATTTACAGGAGGAGATGGGGCTTACTTATCTGTTTGTCGCTCATGATCTGTCCATGGTACGCCATATTTCCACACGGATCGGCGTCATGTATCTGGGCCGGCTGGTGGAGATCGCAGACTGCGACGAACTGTATGAAAATCCTCTTCATCCTTATACAAAAGCCCTTCTTTCCGCTATACCGGTAGCTGATCCGCAGCTCTCTGCAAAGTCAAAGCGGCTGATGCTTCATGGGGAACTTCCAAGTCCCATGCAAGTGCCTTCCGGCTGCCATTTCCATACCAGATGTATGTATGCCAGGGAAGAATGCAGCAGGGATATTCCGGAGATGAAAGAGGTTTCATCCGGGCATTTTGTGGCATGCTCTTGTCTGCCAATTAAAGGATAA
- a CDS encoding transporter substrate-binding domain-containing protein gives MMKKMLSLALAFATVASLTACGAKAPEATTAAPAESTAKEGAEGSDAAGEKAAADVQKIIDRGVLKVGCKADIPKFSLQNTATGEYEGFEDDLAYEIAGSIFGCTADEAKEKKLVEFQGVTAKTRGPLLENGEIDLVIATFTITPERKETYNFSTPYFTDAVGLLVNKSSGIESIEDLNGKIIGVAQSSTTKDGFKKYVDEKGYKVNPQFQEFDGYPALAQALATNQIDCFSVDRAILAGYLNDGNQILQDRFAEQDYGVAAAKENAGLAALVDEKVTSMISDGSLMNLQDKWGLQ, from the coding sequence ATGATGAAGAAAATGTTATCACTTGCCCTTGCTTTTGCGACTGTGGCATCTTTAACCGCATGCGGCGCAAAGGCTCCGGAGGCCACCACAGCTGCTCCGGCAGAATCAACTGCAAAGGAAGGAGCGGAAGGCTCAGATGCAGCAGGCGAAAAAGCGGCAGCAGACGTACAGAAAATTATTGACCGCGGAGTTTTAAAGGTTGGCTGCAAGGCAGATATTCCAAAGTTCAGCTTACAGAATACGGCAACCGGAGAATATGAAGGCTTTGAAGATGACCTGGCTTATGAGATTGCCGGCTCGATTTTCGGATGCACCGCTGATGAAGCGAAAGAAAAGAAGCTGGTAGAATTCCAGGGCGTGACCGCTAAGACAAGAGGACCTCTCTTAGAGAACGGTGAGATCGATCTGGTTATCGCTACCTTTACCATTACACCGGAAAGAAAAGAAACTTATAACTTCTCCACCCCATATTTTACCGATGCGGTAGGACTTCTGGTTAATAAGAGTTCCGGGATCGAGTCCATCGAAGATCTGAATGGCAAGATCATCGGTGTTGCCCAGTCTTCTACGACAAAGGACGGCTTTAAGAAATACGTTGATGAAAAGGGATACAAGGTAAATCCTCAGTTCCAGGAGTTTGACGGTTACCCGGCACTGGCTCAGGCGCTGGCAACCAATCAGATCGACTGCTTCTCCGTAGACCGTGCGATTCTGGCCGGCTATTTAAACGACGGAAACCAGATCTTACAGGACCGGTTCGCGGAACAGGATTATGGTGTTGCAGCAGCAAAAGAGAATGCAGGGCTTGCAGCTCTTGTTGACGAAAAAGTTACTTCCATGATTTCTGACGGTTCTCTTATGAATCTTCAGGACAAATGGGGCCTGCAGTAA
- a CDS encoding cytidylate kinase-like family protein gives MKKFTITITREFGSLGRSIAKELSRELGVEFYDRDIVEEVAKQLNLPVSTVSDEEEKSKQSFLPRMFPLGTDETYIQDIIFDVQKGIILDLAKKSSCILVGRCSDYLLEKEKNNINIFIYAPYEKRLENCVNTLGMTESEAKRMIASVDKARNAYHKKYAGYLPGDPEHKNLMIDSSLLGVSGTAKLIAEIVHQLYSV, from the coding sequence ATGAAAAAGTTTACAATCACCATTACCCGTGAATTCGGAAGCCTTGGGCGTTCCATCGCCAAGGAGCTGTCCAGAGAGCTGGGAGTGGAATTCTATGACCGTGATATTGTGGAGGAGGTTGCAAAGCAGTTAAACCTTCCTGTCTCCACGGTCAGCGATGAAGAAGAAAAGTCAAAGCAAAGCTTTTTGCCCCGCATGTTTCCTTTGGGAACTGACGAAACTTATATCCAGGACATTATTTTTGATGTTCAAAAAGGTATTATTCTGGATCTGGCCAAAAAGTCCAGCTGCATCCTGGTAGGAAGATGCTCGGATTACTTACTGGAAAAGGAAAAGAACAACATCAATATATTCATTTATGCCCCTTATGAAAAAAGGCTGGAAAACTGTGTGAACACTCTTGGCATGACTGAGAGCGAAGCGAAACGAATGATCGCCTCCGTAGATAAGGCCAGAAACGCTTATCATAAGAAATACGCCGGTTATCTGCCAGGTGATCCGGAGCATAAGAATTTAATGATCGACTCTTCCCTTCTTGGAGTTTCAGGAACTGCAAAGCTGATCGCTGAGATTGTGCACCAGCTGTATAGTGTATAG
- a CDS encoding amino acid ABC transporter ATP-binding protein gives MPDMVKVENLKKNFGDLEVLKDISLTVKEGEKLVIIGPSGSGKSTFIRCINYLEEPTSGKITVAGTEVTKKNHLEMAKKYSSMVFQQFNLYPHLTVLENLTLAPIKLQHVPKEEAKKNAIKCLERVGLKEKAGNYPVQLSGGQQQRVAIARALCTKQPLILFDEPTSALDPEMVQEVLNVMVELAHENITMICVTHEMGFARQVADRVIFMDGGYILEEGTPEHFFECPEHERTKAFLSKILH, from the coding sequence ATGCCAGATATGGTGAAAGTTGAAAACTTAAAGAAGAACTTCGGAGATTTAGAGGTTTTAAAGGATATAAGCCTGACAGTAAAGGAGGGCGAAAAGCTGGTCATCATCGGACCCTCCGGCTCAGGGAAGTCCACCTTTATCCGCTGCATCAACTACTTAGAGGAACCAACCAGCGGAAAGATAACCGTGGCAGGCACAGAAGTAACAAAAAAGAACCATTTGGAAATGGCTAAAAAGTATTCCTCCATGGTCTTTCAGCAATTCAATTTATATCCCCATCTCACTGTCTTAGAAAATCTGACTTTAGCACCCATTAAGCTGCAGCATGTTCCCAAGGAAGAGGCAAAGAAGAATGCCATCAAATGCCTGGAACGAGTCGGTTTAAAGGAAAAGGCGGGAAATTATCCGGTCCAGCTCTCCGGCGGTCAGCAGCAGAGAGTGGCCATAGCCAGGGCTTTATGCACCAAACAGCCCTTAATACTCTTTGATGAGCCTACCTCTGCACTGGATCCTGAGATGGTTCAGGAGGTTTTAAATGTTATGGTGGAGCTGGCTCATGAGAACATTACCATGATCTGTGTGACTCATGAAATGGGCTTTGCACGTCAGGTAGCAGACCGGGTGATCTTCATGGATGGAGGCTATATCCTGGAAGAGGGAACACCGGAACACTTTTTTGAATGTCCGGAACATGAGCGGACCAAAGCGTTTTTAAGCAAGATCCTTCATTAG